The genome window TTTAGTCACCAATCCTGAAAAAACAATCGGCTTCATCAATATTGTTTCCTCAATCAGAGAACATACCCGTAGGAGATTTACAATTGCCCATGAATTAGGCCATTTTCTAATTACGACACATGGCAATCAATTTTCTTGCACTTCTTATGACTTGAATAACTTTAACAACAAAAATAAGTTAATGGAAGTTGAGGCAAACCAATTTGCTGCGGCACTTTTAATGCCTGAAGAATATTTTGTAAAAGAAATTTATAATAGGGCTCCAAGCTATGATCTAATTCAATCATTAACTGACAAGTTTTGTTCGTCTCTTACATCAACTCTTCTGCGATACAAGGATCTGACAGATGAAAGTATCGCAGTAGTATTGTCTGAGGATTCAATGATTAACTGGGCATTTAGATCAAGTAACTTCAAATATTTCATCCAACCCCAAACAAAACTTTCATCAGATTCCTATGCAATAGAATATTTCAAGGGAAATGATTTGCCAAGAGAATTTGAGGAGGTTGAGAGGGAAACATGGTTTGATACTTCAAATGTAAGGCACTCCCTAATTGTAAAAGAGCTGTCTATATCATTACCTTATTATAACCAAGTCCTCTCTGTAATATGGATTCATGAGGATGAAGATGAATTTGAAGACTATGAAGATGAATTTGATGGTTATTTAAAGAGGAAGGAAAAATGGTAATTTAATTTGAAAATGGGTGTTGCTGACCCTTTTTTATGAAAATCCCGCAGAATACCCCGCCATAATGGCGGGGATGAATGCGGTGCGGGGGTAAGGGGGATGCAATCCCCCTCCTTGCTTTTTAAGATGCCCCGCCTTTAG of Syntrophales bacterium contains these proteins:
- a CDS encoding ImmA/IrrE family metallo-endopeptidase, producing the protein MINKDFRKSSDPTLCAKALISAMNNIIFPLDVEKIALSVGIKEINELDEEGFEGALVTNPEKTIGFINIVSSIREHTRRRFTIAHELGHFLITTHGNQFSCTSYDLNNFNNKNKLMEVEANQFAAALLMPEEYFVKEIYNRAPSYDLIQSLTDKFCSSLTSTLLRYKDLTDESIAVVLSEDSMINWAFRSSNFKYFIQPQTKLSSDSYAIEYFKGNDLPREFEEVERETWFDTSNVRHSLIVKELSISLPYYNQVLSVIWIHEDEDEFEDYEDEFDGYLKRKEKW